One stretch of Clostridiales bacterium DNA includes these proteins:
- a CDS encoding amidohydrolase — MDDASLQYLTDTRRALHALAEKSGAEYKTSEFIIAELKRFGFKPKTIGTGVYCDSGKGKKRLALRADIDALPITENTAVTGMTACASKSGYMHACGHDGHTANLLNVARIVGPKSDVPVRFIFQFGEEDEGGSEKMIEGGVLDDVDEIYALHLCPELDEGKIGYCYGGMFAGCHEFDIEIAGKSCHCAEPKKGADAVRATVSIADEAYRIAESNGLLLNLGKLVGGAVRNIVADKCVAEYTMRFYDMSKCEAAMLEIERAAERADDEYGTSHTIKTVALYKPLINSALAVDNVRSLMGDRCVAVEPRYTAEDFSYYLTEVCGCMVWLGVKSEGHDHPLHSDCFSFDERALLTGTELFLKLIRSRA, encoded by the coding sequence ATGGACGATGCGTCTTTACAATACTTGACGGACACCCGTCGAGCGCTCCACGCCCTGGCGGAAAAGTCGGGAGCGGAATATAAAACGAGCGAGTTCATAATAGCCGAGCTCAAACGTTTTGGGTTCAAGCCCAAAACTATCGGCACGGGCGTGTATTGCGATTCGGGCAAGGGTAAAAAACGGCTTGCTCTGCGTGCCGATATCGACGCTCTGCCCATAACCGAGAATACGGCGGTAACGGGCATGACTGCTTGTGCTTCCAAAAGCGGCTATATGCACGCGTGTGGTCACGACGGACATACGGCGAATCTACTTAATGTGGCGCGCATAGTCGGACCTAAAAGCGACGTCCCCGTGCGGTTCATATTTCAGTTTGGCGAGGAAGACGAGGGCGGCAGCGAAAAAATGATAGAGGGCGGCGTTCTCGACGACGTCGACGAAATCTACGCGCTGCATCTGTGTCCAGAGCTCGACGAGGGCAAAATCGGGTACTGCTACGGCGGAATGTTTGCTGGCTGTCACGAATTCGATATCGAGATAGCGGGAAAGAGCTGTCACTGTGCGGAGCCGAAAAAGGGTGCGGACGCGGTGCGTGCCACGGTAAGCATAGCGGACGAAGCGTACCGTATAGCCGAGAGCAATGGGCTATTACTCAATCTTGGAAAGCTGGTCGGCGGCGCGGTCAGGAATATCGTAGCCGATAAATGCGTAGCCGAATACACAATGCGGTTTTACGATATGAGTAAGTGCGAGGCGGCTATGCTCGAAATAGAGCGCGCGGCAGAGCGTGCTGACGACGAATACGGCACGAGCCATACCATAAAGACGGTAGCGTTGTATAAGCCGCTTATTAACTCGGCACTTGCAGTAGATAACGTTCGCTCTCTGATGGGCGACCGATGCGTAGCCGTCGAGCCGCGTTACACTGCGGAAGATTTTTCGTATTATCTTACCGAGGTTTGCGGTTGCATGGTGTGGCTGGGCGTAAAGAGCGAGGGTCACGATCATCCGCTGCACAGCGACTGTTTTTCTTTCGATGAAAGAGCGTTATTGACGGGAACCGAGCTGTTCTTAAAGCTGATACGCTCGCGAGCATAA
- a CDS encoding DUF3520 domain-containing protein: MKKHINKLLSAALALSFTLPLVACGANGGYGEWDNSGAPAPGGILMDGDFELGEPLLDYKYEEITENGFFNAATAPNSYFSLDRNTAAYSLMRKQINGGNLPSPTSVRLEEYINYFDYDYARPNEGEDISVGGNIFDCPWNEENKLMTVTVAAEEVDVSDVSHNIVLLVDTSGSMYGDDRLGLIQQSFKLLVEELDEKDTVSIVTYASGTSVALRGASGNEKAKIVNALFDLKASGSTNGAGGLQLAYEVAQDYMTEGSNNRVIIATDGDFNVGPSNKKDLEKLITTKRDSGIYLSVLGVGMYNTNDVTMKTLSENGNGNYAYLDTVAEAQKVLVKELGGTLKVVAKDAKIGVTFNADAVEKYRLIGYESKILSQEEFEDETKDTGEIGSGHNVTALYEVKLIGDAEGEVASTEIKYKKPDTDENMSVKYVLNAEDITATSNEDCVFIGCVTEFGLILRKSEYKANASLESVLTRLNDLICVKTDQFKAEFAELVKKAQKLVPASYYDED, encoded by the coding sequence ATGAAAAAACATATTAATAAATTATTATCTGCCGCGCTCGCTCTGTCGTTCACCCTACCACTTGTCGCTTGCGGCGCAAACGGCGGTTACGGAGAATGGGATAATTCCGGCGCCCCCGCGCCGGGCGGCATATTGATGGACGGTGATTTCGAGCTCGGCGAACCGCTCCTCGATTACAAATACGAAGAAATAACCGAGAATGGATTTTTCAACGCGGCGACCGCACCAAACTCCTATTTCTCGCTTGATAGAAATACCGCGGCGTACTCGCTCATGCGCAAGCAAATAAACGGCGGGAATCTTCCCTCGCCCACGAGCGTGCGTTTAGAGGAATATATAAACTACTTCGACTACGACTATGCCCGTCCTAACGAGGGCGAAGATATATCCGTGGGCGGGAATATTTTCGATTGTCCGTGGAACGAAGAAAACAAGCTGATGACGGTTACCGTCGCGGCGGAAGAAGTGGACGTGAGCGACGTCAGCCATAATATCGTGCTGCTTGTAGACACGTCCGGCTCAATGTACGGCGACGACCGTTTGGGGCTTATACAGCAATCGTTCAAGCTGCTCGTAGAAGAACTCGACGAAAAGGACACCGTTTCGATCGTTACGTATGCGAGCGGAACGTCGGTTGCGTTGCGCGGCGCGTCGGGCAACGAAAAAGCCAAGATAGTAAACGCGCTTTTCGATCTTAAAGCGAGCGGCTCTACGAACGGCGCGGGCGGACTTCAACTCGCCTACGAGGTGGCGCAGGACTACATGACGGAAGGCTCGAACAACCGCGTTATCATCGCGACCGACGGCGACTTTAACGTAGGTCCGTCCAACAAGAAGGATTTGGAAAAGCTTATTACGACCAAGCGCGACAGCGGTATTTATCTCTCGGTGCTCGGCGTGGGTATGTACAATACCAACGACGTCACTATGAAAACGCTCTCCGAAAACGGCAACGGCAATTACGCCTATCTCGACACAGTGGCGGAAGCGCAAAAGGTGCTCGTAAAAGAGCTTGGCGGCACGCTCAAAGTTGTAGCCAAGGACGCTAAGATAGGCGTTACCTTCAATGCCGACGCAGTGGAAAAATACAGGCTTATCGGCTACGAAAGCAAGATCCTTTCGCAAGAGGAGTTCGAGGACGAAACCAAGGACACGGGCGAAATCGGTTCGGGTCATAACGTTACCGCCCTATACGAAGTAAAGCTCATTGGCGACGCCGAGGGCGAAGTAGCTTCCACCGAAATCAAATACAAAAAGCCCGACACGGACGAGAATATGTCCGTAAAATACGTTCTAAACGCCGAGGATATAACTGCAACGTCAAACGAGGACTGCGTATTTATAGGCTGCGTGACCGAGTTCGGGTTGATATTAAGAAAGTCCGAGTATAAAGCTAACGCAAGCCTGGAAAGCGTTCTCACCCGCCTTAACGATCTTATATGCGTAAAGACCGATCAATTCAAAGCGGAGTTTGCTGAGTTGGTTAAGAAAGCCCAAAAACTCGTGCCCGCTTCCTATTATGACGAAGATTAA
- a CDS encoding sigma-70 family RNA polymerase sigma factor, translating to MTDHERQKVNGLIARIAGGEVQALDELARLLSARMLSVARSVLNDKHKAEDAVQDSFIKIIENAKKFRPDTNGYAWICKIVQNTALNILRSDRTKQTLDIDEFFDLADDGDLSDYATSTFTVKNAMSVLSPFERRVIYQKYFMDFTVRDSAKSLNKSKSTIARTVTAAEAKMREYLAGQNH from the coding sequence ATGACCGACCATGAAAGACAAAAAGTCAACGGGCTTATAGCGCGGATCGCAGGCGGCGAGGTTCAAGCATTGGACGAGCTCGCCCGTCTTTTGTCTGCCAGAATGCTGTCGGTCGCGCGGTCGGTGCTAAACGACAAGCACAAAGCCGAGGACGCGGTTCAGGACAGCTTTATAAAGATCATCGAGAACGCGAAGAAATTTCGCCCCGACACCAACGGCTACGCCTGGATATGCAAGATAGTGCAAAACACCGCGCTTAATATTCTACGGAGCGATAGAACCAAGCAGACGCTCGATATAGACGAGTTCTTCGACCTAGCGGACGACGGAGACCTATCCGACTATGCTACTTCGACCTTTACGGTAAAGAACGCCATGAGCGTGCTCTCCCCGTTTGAACGTCGGGTCATATACCAAAAATACTTTATGGACTTTACCGTCCGCGACAGCGCGAAAAGCCTAAATAAGTCCAAATCGACCATCGCCCGCACGGTCACCGCCGCAGAAGCGAAAATGCGCGAATATCTTGCGGGACAAAATCACTGA
- a CDS encoding tRNA threonylcarbamoyladenosine dehydratase encodes MDKFSRTELMFGKAAMDKLKSSRVAVFGVGGVGGYTVEALARSGVGALDLIDNDKVSITNINRQIIATTSTVGRYKVDVAAERVLDINPDCKVKTYKTFYMPDTACQFDFAEYDYIVDAIDTVTGKLTIIENAARCGTPVISSMGAGNKVDPTAFEVADIYKTSVCPLAKVIRRELKKRGIERLKVVYSKEEPLKPLSVCDEEVGARREIPASNAFVPSAVGLIIAGEVIKDLIGYNKSE; translated from the coding sequence ATGGATAAGTTTTCGAGAACGGAATTAATGTTCGGTAAAGCCGCTATGGATAAGCTGAAAAGCTCGCGCGTCGCCGTGTTCGGCGTGGGCGGGGTCGGCGGCTATACCGTGGAAGCGCTTGCGCGTTCGGGCGTGGGCGCGCTCGATCTTATCGACAACGACAAGGTAAGTATCACCAATATCAACCGCCAGATCATAGCTACGACCTCTACGGTGGGTAGGTATAAAGTGGACGTCGCCGCAGAGCGTGTTCTTGACATAAACCCCGACTGTAAGGTCAAGACCTATAAAACATTTTATATGCCGGACACCGCTTGTCAATTCGACTTTGCCGAGTACGATTATATCGTCGACGCTATCGATACGGTCACGGGCAAACTCACTATTATTGAGAATGCTGCGCGTTGCGGCACGCCCGTGATCAGTTCCATGGGGGCGGGGAACAAGGTCGACCCCACGGCTTTCGAGGTTGCCGATATATATAAAACCTCGGTATGTCCGCTCGCAAAAGTCATACGCCGCGAGCTCAAAAAGCGGGGTATCGAACGCCTTAAAGTTGTTTACAGCAAGGAAGAACCGTTAAAGCCTTTATCTGTTTGTGATGAGGAAGTCGGCGCGCGCCGCGAAATCCCTGCGAGCAATGCGTTCGTGCCGTCGGCGGTCGGGCTGATAATTGCGGGCGAAGTGATTAAGGACCTGATCGGGTACAATAAAAGCGAATAA